In Bifidobacterium scardovii JCM 12489 = DSM 13734, the genomic stretch GTCGCCGTAATCCAGATTGGTCAGCCGCGACTCCTGCATGGCCGTGGCGATGGCCACCGTCGCCGCATGGTCCGGCAGCCCCCTCGTGACGGCGATGTTCGCGATCAGCGCCGCATTGCGCGCCTGGTCGGGCGCCAGCGTGCGCCGGATCCCGTCCGACACCACCGCGCAGTACGCATCGTCGGCCGTACGCGCGGTCTCGCGAGGGGCGAACAGCTGCGGCAGCAACGTCCAGCACGCCACCAGCGCCGCGACGACGCACGCGATGATCGCCGCGACGACCACGCCGGCGCCATGGGAGCGGCGCCTGCCATACCGCGTTTGTCGGTCCATCGTGCCTCCGTCGTTCCGATGCCTCCGATGCCGGTTCCGCCGCCGGCCACCATCATGCCAGAGTGGCACACCCGACCGCACGGAGTCCATGCCATCGCGCGACTTTATGACAATTCTTCACGTCTCGCGCCGGGAGCGTCGTCGGTCGGAGCCGTTACGATCGGGAACTGTCCGGACCATGACGGCGTGGCCCGGCGCACTGCACTGGCCGCGATCCCGCGCGATGATCGCGGGACGGCACGGGAGGGAGGCGGCGATGGGCCGCGATGACGGACGCGCTTCCATGGGTTCGGGCCCCCGCCCGGCGGCGCTCGGGGACGCGCGATACGGGCGCACGATTGTCGCCTGCTTCAACGGATACGTGACGCAGGCGGTCATCAACAACTACACGCCGCTGCTGTTCGTCACCTTCGCCGCGACCTTCGGCATCGACCTGGCGCGGCTGTCGATGCTCATCACCGTCAACTTCGTCACGCAGCTGGCCGTCGACCTGCTGGCCGGCCGGTACGTGGACCGCATCGGGTACCGGCCGTGCATCATCGGGGCCCATGTGCTGGCCGCGGCCGGCCTGCTGGCCTTAGGGCTGCTGCCGCATCGCGTGGCCGATCCCTTCGCCGCGATCCTGGCCGCCGTGGTGCTGTACGCCTTCGGCAGCGGGCTGATCGAGGTGATGGTCTCGCCGATCGTCGAGGCCTGCCCGACGCGGCACAAGGCGAAGATGATGAGCCTGCTGCATTCGTTCTATTCGTGGGGCCAGCTGGTCACGGTGGCGGTCAGCACGGTGTTCCTCTGGGTGTTCGGCATCGGGTCGTGGCCGGTGCTGGCCTGCCTGTGGGCGGTCGTGCCGCTGCTCGGCATCGCCCTGTTCGCCGGCGCCCCCATGCCGGCCATCGTGCCCGAGGGCGCCGAGCGGATCGGCGGCCGGCAGATGCTGCGCAAGCCGGTGTTCTGGGTGCTGTTCGTCATGATGCTGTGCGCCGGCGCCGCCGAGCAGGGCATGAGCCAGTGGGCGAGCGCCTTCGCGGAGTCCGCGCTCGGCGTGACCAAGGTGGTCGGCGATCTGGCCGGCCCGGCCGCGTTCGCGCTGATGATGGCCCTGTCGCGCACGGTCTACGGCATGTTCGGCCACCGCATCAACCTGCGCGCGTTCATCGCCGGCAGTTCCGCGCTGTGCGTGGCCACGTACCTGCTCGCCGCGTGCGCGCCCTCGCCGATGGCCGGGCTGGTCGGCTGCGCGATGACCGGGTTCGCGGTCGGCATCATGTGGCCCGGCACCTTCTCGCTGGCCGCCGAACGCATGCCCGGCGGCGGCACGCTCATGTTCGCGCTGTTCGCCGTCGCCGGCGACCTCGGCTGCGCCGGGGGAGGGACCATGGTCGGTCTGGTCTCCTCGGCCAACGGGGACGACCTGCGGACCGGCATCCTCTCCGGCACGGTGTTCGCCGTGGTCATGCTGGCGTGCGTGCTGGTGCTGCGGCGTACGGGCGGCAAGGACCGCATATGAACAAACGGCCCCCTCGGTGACGAGGGGGCCGTTGCCGCAAGCGGGGGCTGGCCTACCGCTGGTCGGGCTTGGAAGCGAGGAAATGCTCCTCGCCGGGCAGCACGGCGTTGAGGATCACGGCCACGACGAAGGCGACGGCGATGCAGTTCGAGGCGAAGATCTGCTGGAACAGCGCCGGGAAGTGCGCGAAGATGTCGCTCACCTGCGTGAAGCCGATGCCGATGGTCAGGCTCAGCGCGGCGATGGTGATGTTGCGCTGCGTGAAGCCGGCTTCGGCGATCATCTGGAAGCCGGAGAGGATGATGTTGCCGAACATCATGATCGTGCAGCCGCCGAGCACGGCCTGCGGCAGCGAGTTGAAGATCTCGGCGATGGCCGGCACGAAGCTGGCGAGTACCAGGATCAGGCCGCCGGAGAGAATCACCTTGCGGTTGACGACCTTGGTCATGGCCACCAGGCCGATGTTCTGGGCGAAGCTTGTCAGCGGCAGGCAGCCGAACAGGCCGGACACGGTGGAGATCAGGCCGTCGCCGGCGATCGCGCCCGCGGTCTCGCGCTCGGTGGGCTGGCGGTTCAGGCCGACCTTGGTGAGCGCGGCGGTGTCGCCCAGCACCTCGACCGAGGAGACGACGTAGAGCAGGCCGATCGAGATGATCGCGCCCCAGTCGAACTCCGGCTTGAACGGCATGAACTGCGGCACGGAGACGATGGCGAGATCCCGGAACCCGGAGAAGTCGACCTTGCCCATGCCGATCGCCGCCACATAGCCGACCACCAGGCCGAACAGCACCGACAACTGCTTGGCGGTGCCCTTCATGAGCAGCTGGAACGCCAGGCAGGCCACCAGCGAGACGAGGCCCAGCGTCAGGTTCTGCCAGGAGCCGAAGTCCTCGGCGCCGCTGCCGCCGCCGAAGCTCGTGGCGCCGACGTTGAGCAGCGAGAAGCCGATCGAGGTGACGACGATGGCGGAGACGATCGGCGGTACGAACCGGCGCCAGTACTTGGCGGTGAGGCCGAGCGCCAGCTCCAGCAGGCCGCCGACCATCACCGCGCCGACCACCGCGCCGTAGCCCTTGTCGGCGCAGATCGCCACCGCCGCAGCCACGTAGGTGAAGGAGATGCCGGTGACCATCGGCAGCCGCGAGCCGACCAGCCACGCGCCGTACAGCTGCAGGCAGGTGCCCAGGCCCGCCACCAGCAGGCCGGCCTGGATGATCGTGGCCGATTGGGCCGGCGTCATCTTCGCGGCCGAGGCGACGATGAAGATCGGCGCGAGATTCGCCACGAACATCGCCATGACGTGCTGCAGGCCGAAGGGGATGCCCTTCCAGAAGGGCACCGGCGCGTCCAGCGACGACAGCGCCTCGAACGACACGGAATTCTTGTTCTTCTCTGACATGGTGCTTTCTCTCTGATACGGGGAGGCTACCCTCAGTCTCACTGCGTTCGACGGCTACCCTCAGAGAGGGGAGCCGAGGACATGGACTGGATGGTTCCCCTCTCTGAGGGGAGCTGGCAGCCGAAGGCTGACTGAGGGGAGCTCCGCTGCCGGACTTCAGTGCCTGAAGGTGATCTCGCCGGTCTTCGGGTCCATGGAATCGACGATGGCCAGCGAATCGACGTCGTAGCCGTCGGCGCGCAGCTGGTCGCCGCCGCCCTGGAAGCCCTTCTCCACCGCGATGCCGATGCCCTCGACGGTGGCGCCGGCATGGTCGCAGATGTCGATCAGGCCGCGCAGCGCCTTGCCGTTGGCCAGGAAGTCGTCGATGAGCAGCACGTGGTCCTCGGGGCCGAGATACCTGCGCGAGACGATCACCGGGAACTCGCGTTGCTTGGTGAAGGAGTACACCGTGGTGACGTACTGGTCGCCGTCGAGGTTGATCGACTGCGCCTTCTTGGCGAACACGACCGGCACGTTGCCGAAATGCCTGGCCGCCACGCACGCCATGCCGATGCCGGACGCCTCGATCGTGAGGATCTTGGTGATCGTGCGACCTGCGAAATGCCCGGCCCAGGCCGCGCCCATCGCGTCGTACAGCGCCACGTCGCACTGGTGGTTGAGGAAGGCGTCGACCTTGAGCACATTGCCCTCTTTGACGGTGCCTTCGCGGCGTATGCGATCTTCCAGTTCCTGCATGATGCTCCTTCGTGCCGGTCCGCTGTATTGCGATCCATATGGGTGCCGGCCCGCGACCTCGTGGGCGCCGACCGGACGGTGATATTGGCGTAGCATACGCGGCGTCGGTGACGGACGCGGCGAGTCGGCGCTCGTGCGCGTCCCGGGACGGCGTGCCGTATCATAAAGCCCGTGTACAGGACAGGTCAGCAATCGAGCATGAAACGATACCCCCGTTACGACGGCATGGACGGCATCAAGGGCTTCGCCCTCATCGGCATCATCTGGTATCACCTGTCGCAGCGCACGCTGCCGGGCGGTTTCATCGGCGTCGACGTGTTCTTCGTCGTGTCGGGGTTCCTGCTGACGACCAGCCTGCTGCGCGAGCGCGAACGGACCGGCCGGATAGCGGTCGGCCGCTTCTACGTGCGCCGTCTGGCCAGGCTGTGGCCCGGCATGGCGTTCATGATCGCCGCGGCCACGTCCCTAGGATTCCTCATCGACCACGACGCGCTCGTCGGCATGCCGGCCAAGAGCCTCGCCGCCGTGGTCTTCGGCTCGAACTGGTACGAGATCGCCTCCGGCGGCAGCTACTTCGCCATGACCTCGCCGCAGCTGCTGCGGCACCTGTGGTTCGTCGCGCTGCTGGCGCAGGCCATCGTGCTGCTGCCGCTGATCGTGGCGCTGCTCGGCCGCATCCGGGCGGCAGCGGCGCGCATCGGTGTGGCCGTGGCGTTGGCGGCGCTGTCCGCGGCCGGCATGTGGATACTGTACCGGCCCGGCGACGATCCGACCCGCGTCTATTTCGGCACCGACACGCACTGCTTCGGGCTGCTGCT encodes the following:
- a CDS encoding MFS transporter, which encodes MGSGPRPAALGDARYGRTIVACFNGYVTQAVINNYTPLLFVTFAATFGIDLARLSMLITVNFVTQLAVDLLAGRYVDRIGYRPCIIGAHVLAAAGLLALGLLPHRVADPFAAILAAVVLYAFGSGLIEVMVSPIVEACPTRHKAKMMSLLHSFYSWGQLVTVAVSTVFLWVFGIGSWPVLACLWAVVPLLGIALFAGAPMPAIVPEGAERIGGRQMLRKPVFWVLFVMMLCAGAAEQGMSQWASAFAESALGVTKVVGDLAGPAAFALMMALSRTVYGMFGHRINLRAFIAGSSALCVATYLLAACAPSPMAGLVGCAMTGFAVGIMWPGTFSLAAERMPGGGTLMFALFAVAGDLGCAGGGTMVGLVSSANGDDLRTGILSGTVFAVVMLACVLVLRRTGGKDRI
- a CDS encoding nucleobase:cation symporter-2 family protein — encoded protein: MSEKNKNSVSFEALSSLDAPVPFWKGIPFGLQHVMAMFVANLAPIFIVASAAKMTPAQSATIIQAGLLVAGLGTCLQLYGAWLVGSRLPMVTGISFTYVAAAVAICADKGYGAVVGAVMVGGLLELALGLTAKYWRRFVPPIVSAIVVTSIGFSLLNVGATSFGGGSGAEDFGSWQNLTLGLVSLVACLAFQLLMKGTAKQLSVLFGLVVGYVAAIGMGKVDFSGFRDLAIVSVPQFMPFKPEFDWGAIISIGLLYVVSSVEVLGDTAALTKVGLNRQPTERETAGAIAGDGLISTVSGLFGCLPLTSFAQNIGLVAMTKVVNRKVILSGGLILVLASFVPAIAEIFNSLPQAVLGGCTIMMFGNIILSGFQMIAEAGFTQRNITIAALSLTIGIGFTQVSDIFAHFPALFQQIFASNCIAVAFVVAVILNAVLPGEEHFLASKPDQR
- a CDS encoding xanthine phosphoribosyltransferase, encoding MQELEDRIRREGTVKEGNVLKVDAFLNHQCDVALYDAMGAAWAGHFAGRTITKILTIEASGIGMACVAARHFGNVPVVFAKKAQSINLDGDQYVTTVYSFTKQREFPVIVSRRYLGPEDHVLLIDDFLANGKALRGLIDICDHAGATVEGIGIAVEKGFQGGGDQLRADGYDVDSLAIVDSMDPKTGEITFRH